TTAATTCTTTATAGACTACAATCGCATCTATAGACTGAGACCGGAACCTCGATAGAATGGActaacaggtgtgtgtgtgtggggggggtgggggggggtgacggtGACATTGTTTAAGTACAGTAGTCGTCATAGGTCGCTTTGATGAGGCACAAGAAATTAGTGTGCTTCCTCGTTCCAAATCCATTGACAAAGGCCGAgggtttgacaaaaaaaaaatgggtaccAAAAATAGCATGTTTAAGActccaaatgctttttttttttgttttcctcagaGGCATgccccccttccctccctctCTGCACAATGGACAATAGATGTAAGCGTCATCATATGGCAGCTATGTCACATGGCTGTCACGTAGGCATTGGAAATCTATTCTGGAATTGGATCTAGTCATATTGTATCTCTGCGAACTGGTCACACATCAGTCCCATTCTCTGCCTGCATTGTGCCACAGCACAAATGCAgaaaatggaaattatttttggacATATTGTTCAGTCCCAGCGGCCCATTTTATCCAGTATCCATTGTATTGGGGTCCATTTTATTGCGGTTCCGCTCCACAAGCAAATTGAGTCGTACACTTGGTCATGGAACACTTCAAACTCCTAAATCAACGTACCAATGTACTTGGGTAGAAATGTTTAGTAGGGGGCACTGTTTGCAGGAATACAGTCATTCATGACTACGTTAGTTATGTCTGGAATTTGCTCTTACACTCTTGATTGCATAATTTATTACACAAGTTGTAATCCCCAAAAGGAAATTAATTTTGCGGGTTGTCAGAGGGAATGGGTGAGTCCCTGAAGTGAGTGTAGTGTGGCtcagtgccttgctcaagggcagctCAACAATTATCAGGATGCTGGCTAATGTTTAATCTTGTGTCCTCCTGCAGATTCTTGCTCTCCTCGATGTTTCACCGACATCACTCAAGCTTCTACTGAGCCACCACTTTGCCGTCCGCCCACCTGCCGGCCCTCCAATTTCTGACATTGAGCCTGCAAGGAGCGGCAGCCCCAAGTAGATTTTCATGGCAGCGGCACTCTAGTGCTGCCATGGCAGCTGCTGCCGCCGATGCCTCACACCGTATTACCGCACTGACGCCGGAGGAAGAGGGACGACGGACCGCCGTCAAGTTGTTTGGGAGCGCCGGCCCGCTGCCACGCGCAGAACGAGAGAGGGGGAAAGAGagggaaggagaggaagaagaggtgGGAAGAGGGAACGAGTGTTTGGTGTGCGGGGCTCTGTTCGCCTCTCAGGAGAAGCTCCGGCTCCACGCCTTGAGTCACACGGGGGAGAAACCCTTCCACTGCACACAGCCACACTGCCCCAAGGCCTTCAGCTCCAAATACAAACTCTTCAGGTACTCACCCTTTATCATTGCTTGATAGGTCATagtcaaaatatgtatacaaaatAGGAGAGGTGTGGAAattgagtcacatgacttgactcGAGTTGCCAGTTTCAATTGTGAGTTGCGTGGCTAAAATTTATGAAAGACTCAAGTTGACTTTGACTATATTACATGACAAGTAATGCTAACATTTGAAAATCTCAATGTTTGATATActgggatttttgtttttgaaaaaaaaaaaaaagatgatttttgtaTCACATGCACAACTAAGCTGTGGCTGCCAGTATCATGGAGGGAGCACCAAATATAATTAAATGAGGATTCGAGGATTGTTTTTGAAGAAATAGAGAAAAAGACAACAGCAGGATGCGAGATTTATAACTCAAATATAAGAGACACTCTGACCTCTCCCTTCATCTGTCACCATGAAACCAATTCATGAAGGTAAGCTCCTAGCTAGCTTAGCTTCATAGTTTAGTCCACCAATAGCTGGTCACTCATTAGCTAAACTTTGTCTAATGCATTTATTTGAGAAGACAACAATGTGTTAGCCAaatgtgttagccaaaatgcttcCTTGATTGGTTTGAGTCTTTCCTGTGCTACATTTGTACTTCTGCCATATTGGTTCTACAACAAAAACGGTTCATTGCACCGCTAAACTAATGCAAGCAAGTTAACACATTCGCACGTAATATATTGGGAAAACAAGTACGCACCAAAAGTTTTTCCATCTACTATATTAGGCGGTAcgttggatgactggttagagcatctgcttcacagttctgaggttggggctttaaatcctggccctgcctgtgtggctgcatggattttctctggtcactccggtttcctacaatattccaaaaacatgcatgttaagttaattgaagactctaaattccctgtaggtgttattgtgagtacgactgttgtctgtttctatgtgccctgcgattgaatggcaaccagttcggggtgtaccctgcctcctgctggatacgctccagcactcctgtgacccttgtgaggataagcggctttgaaAAGAGATCATTATCCATTATCCATTATCTGGACCGCTTACCCTCATAGAAGTCGTcggactgctggagcctgtcccagctatcgacgggcacgaggcggggtacatcctgaaccggttgccagccaattgaaaggcacatagaaacaaacattcacactcaaaataacacctaagggcaatgtAGAGACCAACATATGTATGCTTCTAGATAATCCACATATAAACACATTTAAGTTGTTCATTTTTATAGGTGTAAatatactttttgtgtgtggatcAGTGAAAGATATCACTTAATTTTCATGACTGAGCAAAATTGTCTAATTCGTCTAATGACATCATCAAGCCAAGTAATGACTTAATTTAACTTTAACATTTCCCCCCACCATAACTTGGGACTTGCTTGAAACATGACGTTTAAGACTTTTATGTGACATGTGTGACAGCTGCAAAATACTACCACTAAGTATATACTCTCATACCTGATGTTGTGGCAGAGTAGAGATGGCTGTAAATTCTGACCATAAACACGCATACaggtacttcttcttcttttcctttcggcttgtcccgttaggggtcgccacagcgtgtcatcttttgccatcttagcctatctcctgcatcttcctctctaaccccaactgccctcatgtcttccctcaccacatccataaaccttctctttggtcttcctctcgctcttttgcctgggagcgccatcctcagcatccttctaccaatatactcactctctcgcctctgaacatgtccaaaccatcgaagtctgctctctctaaccttgtctccaaaacatccagctttggctgtccctcgaatgagctcatttctaatcctatccaacctggtcactccgagcgagaacctcaacatcttcatttttgccacctccagttctgcttcctgttgtttcttcagtgccaccgtctctaatccgtacatcatgtataccactgttttgtaaactttgcccttcatcctagcagacactcttctgtcacataacacaccagacacctttcgccagctgttccaacctgcttggacccgtttcttcacttcctgaccacactctccattgctctgtattgttgaccccaagtatttgaagtcgtccaccctcgctatctcttctccctgtagcctcactcttccccctccacttttctcattcacgcacatatattctgttttacttcggctaatcttcattcctctcctttccagtgcatgtctccatctttccaattgttcctctgcatgctccctgctttcactgcatatgacaatatcatctgcgaacatcatggtccaaggggattccagtctaacctcatctgtcagcctatccattaccactgcaaataggaaggggctcagagctgatccctgatgcagtcccacctccaccttaaattcctctgtcacacctaaggcacacctcaccattgttctgctaccatcatacatgtcctgtactattttaacatacttctctgccacaccagacttacgcatgcagtaccacagttcctctcttggtactctgtcataggctttctctagatccacaaagacacaatgtagctccttctgaccttctctgtacttttccacgagcatcctcaaggcaaataatgcatctgtggtactctttctaggcatgaaaccatactgttgctcgcagatacttacttctgtcctgagtctagcctccactactctttcccataacttcattgtgtggctcatcaactttattcctctatagttcccacagctctgaacatcccctttgttcttaaaaatgggaactagaacacttttcctccattcttcaggcatcttttcgcccgctagtattctgttgaataagttggtcaaaaactccacagccatctctccaaattgcttccatacctctaccggtatgtcatcaggaccaactgcctttccatttttcatcctttgtagtgcctttctgacttcccccttagtaatcatttccacttcctggtccttcactcttgcctcttcaactcttccttctctctcattttcttcattcatcaacttctcaaagtattctttccatctatttagtacactaccggcaccagtcaacacatttccatctctatccttaatcacccttacctgctgcacatccttcccatctctatccctctgtctggccaacctgtagagatccttttctccttctttcgtgtccaacctggtgtacatgtcttcatatgcctcttgtttagcctttgccacctctacctttgccctacgtcgcatctcgatgtactcctttcgcctctcctcagtcctctcagtatcccacttcttcttcgctaatttctttccttgtatgactccctgtattttggggttccaccaccaagtctccttctcccctttcctaccagatgacacaccaagtactctcctgcctgtctctctgatcaacACGCATACAGGTACTACTAGTACTATATTAGATTTACAGGTTGCtgtacttaaaggggaattccagtggttcgcatgaacaatgtatcctataggtcatgtaatatgtactctattttgacaatgtgatgttaaatcctcatttaatagtgttttgagaagattattatcgacaattacgaattttcaggggctctgccatttttgcgagtcacatgacttccaTGTGTGGATGTGATGTGTAAGgtgcgcaccaaaggctcaattacattaTTCCCAGCGCTgagttctcggatttatcctcatctgatggagAAATAGCACTATcgtttgatcgggaagacggaggaatacttccatacagatttgaacctgtggctgtaaataatgatcaatattcggatggttcttcaggcggctcgcggcctccgccggacgccgaagctcagcaaaaaggcccccggagctccaggccggcggaggccattagccccaGACGCCGAACCTAGGCTAAagtcctccgccgccgccgaaggcAGGCCacaagcttcggtggcggcggaggcctttagcctagctatGGCGTCCGTGGCTAACGAAGTGGGCGGCGGTGGGCCacaagccgagcttccaggcggtggAGGCCCTTAGCCCCCGGATgcccaagctaagctaaaggcctccgccgccggagaagctcggctaaaggcctccaccacctgaaagctcggctcggaGCCCGCCACCAGCACTCGCTCGTTAGACACCGCTTCATTCCTGTCCAAACagccatccgcggctgccggccttgAGCTCCAGggacctttgtttacgcacataCGTCCCGTGCATAGCCCTTTAGAGTAGTCATTCCTCCCGATGAACTGTCTgaacattgaacattatttacagccacaggttcaaatctgtatggaagtattcctccgtcttcccaatcaagcattactgctatttcttcatcagatgaggataaatccgagaactcagcgctgggcataatggtgtcccatgtaatcgagcctttgttgcggcacgtagcacatcacatctgcgcacgtaggtcatgtgactcgcgaaaatgccagcgcccctgaaaattcgtaaaccttctcaaaacactattaaatgagagaggatttaacatcccaTTGTCTAAATAGAGTACTTATTACATGACCtttttggatacattgttcatgcgaaACACTGGAATTCCTCTTTAAGCTTTGGACACCGCAGTGTTATACTCTGCAAATGTCCACATTGCTGCGCTTCACTGACATAAAAAGTGTATACATGCGACACTTTCTCACTCATTGTTTGTTCACATGTCTTGTTTACACTGCTGCAGTAAAGATCATCTACTTTCTTACTTATAATGTTGAAAGATGGcccatgaataaaaacaaaatgtcctcTACCACAATGTACTAGATGCAATCTCTCCTGACTTGCTCATCCCGTGTGGTCCTCCGCAGGCATATGGCCACACACTCTCCACAGAAGACCCACCAGTGCTCGTTCTGTGAGAAGATGTTCCACCGTAAGGACCACCTGAAGAACCACCTGCAGACCCATGACCCCAACAAGGAGGCTTTCAAGTGCGAGGAGTGCGGCAAGCACTACAACACCAAGCTGGGGTACAAGCGGCACGTGGCCATGCACTCGGCCACAGCCGGGGACCTCACCTGTAAAGTGTGCATGCAGAGGTACGAGAGCACGCCCATCCTCCTGGAGCACCTCAAGAGCCACTCGGGGAAGTCTTCAGGCGGGACCAAGGAGAAGAAACACCCGTGCGACCACTGCGATCGCCGTTTCTACACGCGGAAGGACGTGCGGCGACACATGGTGGTGCACACCGGCCGAAAGGACTTCCTGTGTCAGTACTGCGCCCAGCGCTTTGGCAGGAAGGACCACCTGACGCGTCACGTGAAAAAGAGCCACTCGCAGGAGCTGTTGAAGATCAAGACTGAACCTCCGGATATGCTGGGCCTCCTCGCCACGGGGTCACCACCTTGCTCTGTGAAAGAGGAGCTCAGCCCCATGATGTGCAGCGTGGCTCCGAATAAGGACTCCATCATGGGGAAGCCCTTCCCAAGCGTGCCCCCGTTTCCCATGGGCGTGTACGACCCCCACCACCTGCAGGTCATGTCAAACTCTGGGGTGAGCCATCCTCACCCGCCCCTGATGTCCACGCCTCTATCTGTGGGCATGGGTTGCCACATGGAGTCCACTGGATCCCTGCACCCACACtcccatcaccaccaccatcatcaccaccaccaccatcaccaccattCCCCTCCGGTGCCCCCGCCCCACCACCAGCCCTCGGTCCCCCAGCAGCAGCACCATTCCCAGCAAGCCCCCAAATACCAGCTGGGATCTACCTCATACCTGCTGGACAAACCCTTGAAGGTGGAGATGGAGAGCTTCCTCATGGATCTGCAGAGTGGCTTGCCAGCCCCACTCCCCTCAGGGGAGCCTCACGCTGCTGTTTCACCCCCCAAGGATGGACTGGAGCCTCCTGCTGGCCTGGCAGAAGAACTTTGTGGGCATCCTCTGCTGTCCAAGAGCCCCGCGGTGATAGCTGAGTCTCTGTCTGCTGCTAACATGGACTTCTCCCACTtgctgggtttcctcccactcaACCTGCCTCCCTACAGCGCCCCCATGAGCACAGGAGGACTGGTGATGGGCTACACCTCGTCTGcaacctcctcctcttcttcctcttccataTCTCTGCACGCTGCCGAGCCTCAcacagcagcagccgccgcAGCAGCCACCATGGCACCTCTTACCTCTTTGCAACCACAACCTCAGGAGCATCAGAGCTCCAGTGGGGGTCTGGGGCTTGGACCCCTGCACCCTCTTCCACCAGTATTCAGCTCCAGCCTTAGTACCACCACACTGCCTCGCTTCCACCAGGCCTTTCAATGAGTTTTAGGGTagattaaataataaataaaatttgaataaaaaaagaaaaagatagagAGAACACTTAGCTGCCTTAAATGAAAGCACACAAAGGTTTCTGACTAATCCTCAAAAGGGAATTAAAAAATTccccttgtggaaaaaaaagagtgaaaaagaaaaggaagcagcttttatttgggattttttcCGCCTTTTTCCTATAGTTTTAATTATGTATTAACCcttattttttcttccattgccATTTATGTTCCCTTATATTTGCATCCCCCTGTTTAGTAGTATAGCAGGCAGAATCAGTAGGCCAAAAGGCACGGTACTGCTTTCTTCCTAAAGCAATAATAGAACAAATGTATCAAAGTTTAGCAACCAGCTTTATTGTTGTGACCCAGAAAAATATAGTTTGaagtgaatatttttgttttacttaatTTTCCTTCTCCCCAACCCATGGTAGAACTTCtcatcttgagaaaaaaaatagctctaGTCCACAATTGACCTCAAACGTCACAAATGTTGCCCTTTTGGAGGGGGGGAGCTCTTTTCCCATATAAGAAATTTGACAGATGGCCCTTTTGTTGCTTGGCGGCTGTTGTAGTCAGGTTTGTTtgtaaatcagaaaaaaaaacgtggcgttttaatgggggaaaaaggagaaaaaaaatgtgaaaagtgttggtttaaaaattatgcttttttttttttttgaaaacttttcctcaagagaagcactttttttgttttaattttagcaGAAGGCACTTCATGTAggaatttcttttgtttcctCCCTCAACAATTCTACTATTGAATCCACTCGGGTTACTTTAACCAGGCTATCCTTCCTCCCTGCAGTCACCCCAAAGGGATTCTTAACTAGCCAATTAAAAGAGCAAATTTCTTGGGattttgtatggaaaaaaaaaaaatgtaaaaatctttttttggaTGGGGGGGTTCAATattgaaaattacaaaatataataataatattgacaAAATATAACACTGGTCAACAACAAATTTTCTTTCTAAGATTGCTTTCGGACCCGTTTGCTGTGCTGAATCCAAATATCACATTGGTTTTACTCAATCAGGTcaacgttttttttaacagtggccacaacctttttttttttacctgcacaGGTATTTTCGCATGAGAGCTTCAAATAAACTGAGGTTCATGGCCTTAATTTTGAACAATGATGACGTGATTCATTTTACTGGTACTAACTTTTATCAAATCAATGTCCGTTATTCAATTTACAGTTAGCAAAGTTTTTAAACATCTGATCAATAAACTGTGAACAACTTTGCATAAAAGCCTGACCTGAATAATAGAAACGGATGTAATTTTTGTATTCAGCGATGCAAAATTGtcctcaatcattttttttttttttttttttttttggtaacccaGTGTAATGGTTTTATTGGCAAAATATCCTTTTTACCACAGTGGTCTGTCCGTTGCTGGACAACCTGCTATTTGTTTTTAGTCTGGAGTGCATCACTTGGATCCCTTTCAAACCTAAAATCCTGCTTGACTTTTGTGTACACTTTTTCTGACAACATTTTTGTGCGGTCACATTGCATCAAATCCGCCTCTTAGGTTTGGCCTTCTCTTCCGAAAAGATGTTATGAGGATCCCTGACATATGTGAATGCGTAAAACAAAAAGAGTTACAGTGACAGTTGAGGAAAAATTAGTAAAGAATGTTATTGCAGTGTACGAAATATCTCATAAATACTTTTATCTcagtaaatgtgtattttaggTAGTTAaacaaagtgattttttttttctttttggatgtcTGGCAggtttgcatttgtgtgtatcttgcataattttttttaaatcaaacattgGATGAAGTATTAGCTTTTTCCCTTAAGCTTTCTATCCAGTCATTACCTTCACATGTACTTGAGTTAGCGTAACAGAATCAGAACTGTGGATGCGACAATATTTATAGAAGGCTGTTAGTGGCTTAATCATCATTTAGGATTTGACCTAGCTAGAACGTGTCGATAGACACGCCGACATGGACGGCCTGCGATTGTGTGATCGTAGGTGGTTGTCCGGATGATGGAAGTTTTTCCCGGACGGCTCTTTAAAGGGAAATCCAGTagtttgcattaacagtgtatcatCCAATAGGCCAAGTAATATGTACTcgatcttgacaatgtgatgttaaatcctctctcatttaatagtgttttgagaagatttttatcgaataTTACGAATTTTctagggcgctgccattttcgcgagtcacatgacctacgtgggtgtATATGACGTGTTATGTGGTGTTCCAAACGcacgattacatgggacaccattatgctcagattttttgattttttcagatttatcctcatctgatgaagaagtagcagtatcggttgatcgggaaggcaGAGgattacttccatacagatttgaacttgtggctgtaaataataccGTGAGCGAGCTCCCCGCCGAGCAGGGAGCTCGCTTGGCTGGGGAGCGAGCTCATGGCTCCGCCGCTctgcatggaagtattcctccgtctttccgATCAATCGAtgttgctatttcttcattagatgaggataaatccgagaaatcagtgctgggcatgaATGGTGTCGCATGTAATCGatcgtttggaacggcacgtaacacgtcacgtACGCCCACGTAGtccatgtgactcgcgaaaatggcagcaaccctgaaaattcgtaattgtcgattaaaaaatcttctcaaaagactattaaatgagagaggatttaacatcacattgtcaagatagagtagatattacatgacctattggatacattgttaatgcaaaccactgaatttcccctttaatgaagCTGAGATATTTTCAAATCTATTCACCACGAGCCTATAGGAACCTGAGCCCAAAGTTAACCCTATGCCTCAAAAGGTATATAGTGGATATGGAAAGTATAATTTGAGACTATGAGAAATCACCCCCACACTCCTATCCAGTGGAAGGGGGTGGGGATGCAATTCTTTGTTGAAGCACGTCTTGCTTTTTTTGGTAGACTTTACCTGGCAATATTTGCCCGCTCTTGTGTCTAAATGGACGTCTGTTTGGACCATGTACTTCTGTCAAGATAGCCTCAAAGATGCTTCGCTGTGGGTATAACGTACTTTTCTACCGTTGATGTTTTTAGACAAAGTATGCTTTTTGCAATAGTCTCAACGTTTAACAATTGAACTTTAAAGAGTATTTTCATCTTTTAGCATGGCAATGTGCCAAGTATACAGTAGGTCCAAATTAACAAAACATGGGAAATGCGTTAAAACTCAAACTGAGCTGACACTCAGCTTGTACCACACCAACAGTGGAAACCGTCATGCCCTTTGACATTTTCACCGAAAATACCTAATATGTTTCCATGCATGAGGTTCATTGAATGAGGTTGGACCTGAAGGGCTGAGACGGTCGTGCGGCTCTGCAAGGTTAACGCGTCATGCTTGATGGACTCCTATCGATCATCGATGAAAGCAAACGGTGCTTCTGCAAAGTATTAGTTTAAGGGTTTgtacaatgatttttattgtgtcATTTGTGCTCTCCGTTTATAAACTCCGGAACATACCTTCCCTATCCACTATATGGACTCTCATCTAAAGCTGTGGCCAAGCTCATGCAGCTAAGCTAAAAGACACTGGTCCAATTGTTGTAGGAAGGTCACGCCCACATCAGgatgttaataaataaataacaaaccaACAAAAGCATAGCACATGAaacctaaaataaatattgctgCTTGTAGCTACGGTTGAGGACAACTGTAGACCACtagatgatcttttttttttttttgtctgtttttgttattgtaaaATGGACAGAAGGCTGCACAACCATCTCCGAACTGACAACGTGTACATCAGCCCCTCAAAGCTCAGCCTCAAACCCATCTTCCCTCTCTTTCGGCTCCTTAGTAGCGTCAAAGAAAAAGGGTCTGAAACAATGGCGGGgtgtcgctttttttttcttccttttttgggtagtcatttgttattttttgtctgtttgtggatattgttgttattgtctGTTTGTACAAAGGACctcgagagaaaaaaaacacaacacatcacctcatttttatttttcttaccaAAACCTGGGGAGAAGAAACTACACTTTTGCACAATTGCTTGTCATGAGATGCTACATGCTGTCCGACATTTTGAGTGATATACTGTAGGAGAGGAAAACACTTGACCGCTAGCAGCTGCTCAACGCATAAAACAGTGATCGCCAATTCAGCCCCGAAATGATTTCATCCTCTCACTTCGGAACTAATTTGAAGTTTATTTTGAACTCTTTTACCCCCGCAACGTACTTATTTTAAAATCTGACTCTTGTAAATGAGtcacaatgtgtgtttttgatcATAAAGGAAATAGCTGACAGCACCTTTTTGGGTAATGAAGAGGCAAAGAAATACGGCAAGATTCTAAATTGGTCTGTTATGATTCAAATAAAAGGTTGTTTCCAAGAAAAACCGGCTTGGCTTAAGCCAAATGTTGTAGCAATCAAAttgaacatttatatttttgtaacaaaaaattaaaaaaaaacaaaccctcaAAAAGACATTAAGAACTGAAAAGCTTTTGGCATGTATTAAGTTTGTCCTCCCTGGGTTTCTGTGAGCTAATCTGAGTTCTAGCACTTTcaacctttttgaaaaataagagtattttttttccttataaaGTTTCAGCTTATATGTTCATAtggtttttaaattttgtattgAACCTGTATATGTTATGTGCCATTAGCTTAATGTGTAGACTTTTATCAGCATTTGTGTATTtctcttctgaaaaaaaaaaaaaaaaagagtaacagTATTTTGGATGGACTTTTCATTAATAACCTTTCACACATTAAAGCCCCCTTTCCTACGTCCCTCTCACCCGACAAAGCAGATCAGCCTTCCATCATTAATGTGCCCAATCTCAATTTCTAGGCAAGTGCCATAAGAACACAACAGCATACTGTTTAGTATGAAGGGGTCAGAAACACAATTGAAGAAAAGAGGGGGAGGGTTGTAAAGAAATCAAAGCTCACTAATAATCACGTCACGATCCCGCACGATTTGTATTTATCCTAGCCGCTTCAGTAATTCACTGTCATTTTGTAAC
This DNA window, taken from Syngnathoides biaculeatus isolate LvHL_M chromosome 2, ASM1980259v1, whole genome shotgun sequence, encodes the following:
- the plagl2 gene encoding zinc finger protein PLAGL2; translated protein: MAAAAADASHRITALTPEEEGRRTAVKLFGSAGPLPRAERERGKEREGEEEEVGRGNECLVCGALFASQEKLRLHALSHTGEKPFHCTQPHCPKAFSSKYKLFRHMATHSPQKTHQCSFCEKMFHRKDHLKNHLQTHDPNKEAFKCEECGKHYNTKLGYKRHVAMHSATAGDLTCKVCMQRYESTPILLEHLKSHSGKSSGGTKEKKHPCDHCDRRFYTRKDVRRHMVVHTGRKDFLCQYCAQRFGRKDHLTRHVKKSHSQELLKIKTEPPDMLGLLATGSPPCSVKEELSPMMCSVAPNKDSIMGKPFPSVPPFPMGVYDPHHLQVMSNSGVSHPHPPLMSTPLSVGMGCHMESTGSLHPHSHHHHHHHHHHHHHHSPPVPPPHHQPSVPQQQHHSQQAPKYQLGSTSYLLDKPLKVEMESFLMDLQSGLPAPLPSGEPHAAVSPPKDGLEPPAGLAEELCGHPLLSKSPAVIAESLSAANMDFSHLLGFLPLNLPPYSAPMSTGGLVMGYTSSATSSSSSSSISLHAAEPHTAAAAAAATMAPLTSLQPQPQEHQSSSGGLGLGPLHPLPPVFSSSLSTTTLPRFHQAFQ